In Butyricicoccus intestinisimiae, the DNA window TAGTAGGTGTTGATTGTGATGAGGGTACACCCGTTCCCATTCCGAACACGGTAGTTAAGCTCATTTACGCTGAAAATACTTGGCTGGTGACGGCCCGGGAAGATAGGTCGATGCCTACACAAATATGCCGGAATTCTTTATGAATTCCGGTTTTTTGTTTTTCATAAAGGAGTGACAAATTATGTCAGATACACAAACTTATTTTGAAACGCGGACAGAATTGACGCTGGAAGAATACAAACGTTTTGACAAATGGATGCATAAAAATTTGACCGGTATGAATCGGATTTTTACCATTGCCAAGATCATACTGATTGCGTTATGTATTGTGCTTGCCGTATTCAGTTGGAAAAACGGTGATATGATCCGCACGATTGGAGAATTGATTCTTGCAGTGCTTATCTTTCCTGTCTTTTCCTTGGTTCATACCATTTCTGCTCAGCGCACCTATCAGATGATTCACAAGCAGCAAGATGGTGCGGTGCAGATATATCGATTGTACCCAGATCATATGGAGCAGGTGCGAAAGCAGGGAAACACACAGATTGCGTATGACAAATTGTACCGAGTTGCAGAGACAGATACCAATTTTTACCTGATGCTGAGCAAAATGCAAGGCGTCATTCTGGTCAAAACCAATTGCGATGACAAGACGATCGCGTTTTTACATACATTGGTACAGAAATAAAAGAATGGCACGATGTTCTGATTTTCAGAATATCGTGCCGTTTTGCTTTATTTACTCATTTCCTGCGATTTTTTTACGCAGGTATCAATTGCATCTATAACAGCGGACCGCAAGCCGCTGGCCTCCAGAGAAGCGACTGCTTCAATGGTCGTTCCGCCGGGAGAGCAGACGTTGTCTTTGAGTTCGCCTGGGTGCATACCGGTTTCCAATACCATTTTGGCAGAACCGAGGACAGATTGAGCGGCGAACGT includes these proteins:
- a CDS encoding YcxB family protein, whose product is MSDTQTYFETRTELTLEEYKRFDKWMHKNLTGMNRIFTIAKIILIALCIVLAVFSWKNGDMIRTIGELILAVLIFPVFSLVHTISAQRTYQMIHKQQDGAVQIYRLYPDHMEQVRKQGNTQIAYDKLYRVAETDTNFYLMLSKMQGVILVKTNCDDKTIAFLHTLVQK